In Mangrovivirga cuniculi, the following proteins share a genomic window:
- a CDS encoding DUF2851 family protein, with the protein MQEDFLHYLWKYQSFDKDELTTHRNQPLAIIKSGTFNNNDGPDFNRGLVEIDDLKWFGNIEIHIKSSDWYNHKHHEDPAYDNVILHVVWENDVDVFNAAGEIIPVLELKDRVSPLLVRKYKQFLQPPGSIPCGVFDPVNNCDTVRIRQALDMAMIQRMDEKKLRILNELSDENNNWEKVAYKQLLRSFGFKINQDGFDQMAYLLDETIIRKNYHRPVVIEAYLYGLAGMLDGEPCDDYSALLKSEFDFLRHKYNLNQKVDPSYWKYMRLRPSNFPAVRIAQYCAIISENKNLFDAFLNFDSYLSIQKILKKEPSEYWKNHYKFGTESKSKSKTPGKASIDLLVINTIVPLIYTYAEYIGDIELKEKALLILESIKPEKNRITKRFSDLGFDLINAYDSQSVIGLNKMFCERKKCLSCPVGINLLKNNHASGVQTP; encoded by the coding sequence ATGCAAGAAGACTTTCTCCACTATCTGTGGAAATATCAATCTTTTGATAAAGATGAATTAACCACTCATAGAAATCAACCATTAGCCATTATTAAATCAGGCACTTTTAATAATAATGACGGTCCCGATTTTAACAGGGGTCTTGTCGAAATAGATGATCTCAAATGGTTTGGTAATATCGAGATTCATATCAAATCATCAGATTGGTATAATCATAAACATCACGAAGATCCGGCTTATGATAATGTCATCCTTCACGTTGTTTGGGAAAACGATGTAGATGTATTTAATGCTGCAGGAGAAATAATACCCGTTTTGGAATTAAAAGACCGGGTTAGCCCATTGTTGGTGCGTAAGTACAAGCAATTTTTACAACCTCCCGGTTCCATTCCATGTGGTGTCTTCGATCCAGTTAATAATTGTGATACAGTCAGGATCAGACAGGCTTTGGATATGGCAATGATTCAAAGGATGGACGAAAAGAAATTACGAATATTAAATGAGCTTAGCGATGAAAATAATAACTGGGAGAAAGTTGCCTATAAGCAGCTGCTAAGGTCTTTTGGTTTTAAAATTAATCAGGATGGGTTTGATCAAATGGCCTATCTGTTAGATGAAACAATTATCAGGAAAAACTATCATCGTCCTGTAGTGATTGAAGCATATTTGTATGGCCTGGCAGGAATGCTAGATGGTGAACCCTGCGATGATTATTCTGCTTTACTCAAATCTGAATTCGATTTTCTCCGACATAAATATAATCTCAACCAAAAAGTTGATCCTTCATACTGGAAATATATGAGATTAAGACCATCAAATTTTCCGGCAGTAAGAATTGCTCAATACTGTGCAATAATTTCGGAAAATAAGAATCTTTTTGATGCTTTTTTAAACTTTGATTCTTATTTATCTATTCAAAAAATTTTAAAAAAAGAACCTTCAGAATACTGGAAAAATCATTATAAATTCGGAACTGAATCTAAATCAAAATCCAAAACTCCCGGTAAAGCTTCAATTGATCTTCTTGTTATAAATACGATCGTTCCCTTGATTTATACTTATGCAGAGTACATAGGAGATATTGAATTAAAAGAAAAAGCTTTATTGATCCTGGAGTCAATCAAACCAGAAAAGAACAGAATTACTAAGAGGTTTTCAGACCTGGGGTTTGATTTAATTAATGCCTACGATTCTCAGAGTGTAATCGGACTAAATAAGATGTTTTGTGAAAGAAAAAAATGCTTATCTTGTCCTGTAGGAATAAATTTGTTAAAAAACAATCATGCTTCCGGAGTTCAGACCCCGTAA
- a CDS encoding ribose-phosphate pyrophosphokinase, producing the protein MSSVKFFSGSGSAELSEKISHFYGKPLGSISHQKFSDGEISASFNESVRGCDVFLIQSTSPPSDNIMELLLMIDAARRASAKYVTVVMPYFGYARQDRKDKPRVGVGAKLMANLLTAAGADRIMTCDLHAGQIQGFFDIPLDHLDASSIFVPYLRSLKLENVVFAAPDVGSTGRARRYAQHFNAEMVICDKHRKRANEIASMQVIGNVKDADVILVDDIVDTAGTICKAASILKEKGAKSVRAVITHPVLSGKAYENIENSVLEEMVVTDTIPLKKESEKIKVLTVSDLFAKAIRKIHDHESISSLFI; encoded by the coding sequence ATGTCTTCAGTAAAATTCTTTTCCGGATCAGGATCCGCAGAATTATCCGAAAAAATTTCTCATTTTTACGGTAAGCCATTAGGATCTATTTCTCATCAAAAATTTAGCGACGGGGAAATATCAGCATCTTTTAACGAAAGTGTAAGAGGTTGTGATGTTTTTCTAATCCAATCTACTTCTCCTCCATCAGACAACATTATGGAGTTACTTTTAATGATTGATGCAGCAAGAAGGGCAAGCGCTAAATACGTGACAGTTGTTATGCCATATTTTGGTTATGCTCGTCAAGACAGAAAGGACAAGCCAAGAGTGGGTGTTGGAGCTAAGCTTATGGCTAACCTTTTAACAGCAGCAGGTGCAGACAGGATTATGACATGTGATTTACACGCTGGGCAAATCCAGGGATTTTTTGATATCCCTCTTGATCACCTGGATGCTTCATCAATTTTTGTGCCTTATCTAAGAAGTCTAAAGCTTGAAAACGTAGTTTTCGCTGCACCGGATGTAGGTAGTACCGGAAGAGCAAGAAGATACGCTCAACATTTTAATGCTGAGATGGTAATATGTGACAAGCACAGAAAACGAGCAAACGAAATTGCCAGTATGCAGGTAATTGGTAATGTCAAAGATGCTGACGTAATCCTGGTAGATGATATTGTCGACACTGCAGGAACAATCTGTAAAGCCGCTAGTATCTTAAAGGAAAAAGGAGCCAAATCTGTCAGAGCAGTAATTACTCACCCTGTTTTGAGTGGCAAAGCATATGAAAACATTGAAAACAGTGTTCTGGAAGAAATGGTAGTAACAGACACTATACCGTTAAAAAAGGAAAGTGAAAAGATAAAAGTGCTCACTGTATCAGATCTTTTTGCAAAGGCGATAAGAAAAATTCACGATCATGAGTCAATTAGTTCACTTTTTATTTAA
- a CDS encoding nucleoside phosphorylase produces MSLKESELILNKDKSVYHLNLRPENIADTILTVGDPSRVHMVSKYFDDIEFEMNKREFITHTGRIGNKRITVMSTGMGTENIEIVLTELDALVNIDLKKREVKKETRSLNVIRIGTSGALQEDIPIGSFLISEYGVGLDNLMVFYNLPQTDFEKEICDQLKGEIPLPITPYCVKADETLLKMFDKDVFIKGNTITSPGFYAAQGRALRTQLAFDGFMDKLVYFHKDNFWLTNFEMETSGYYAMSRLLGHKAISTNAILANRIKGEFAKDGQKIVDKLIKCVIEAVVEDNSEE; encoded by the coding sequence ATGTCACTCAAGGAATCCGAACTTATTCTAAATAAAGATAAAAGTGTCTATCACCTTAATTTGAGGCCTGAAAATATTGCAGATACTATACTTACTGTTGGTGATCCTAGTCGCGTGCATATGGTGAGTAAATATTTCGATGATATCGAATTTGAAATGAATAAGAGGGAATTTATTACTCATACAGGTAGAATAGGCAATAAACGGATTACAGTGATGAGTACTGGTATGGGTACAGAAAATATTGAAATAGTTCTCACAGAACTTGATGCCCTGGTAAATATCGACCTTAAAAAAAGAGAGGTAAAAAAAGAAACCAGATCTTTAAATGTTATAAGAATTGGCACTAGTGGAGCCTTACAGGAAGACATTCCAATTGGAAGCTTTTTAATATCAGAGTATGGTGTCGGGCTCGATAATCTGATGGTTTTCTATAATCTGCCTCAGACTGATTTCGAAAAAGAAATTTGTGATCAGTTAAAAGGAGAAATTCCTCTTCCAATCACTCCTTATTGTGTTAAAGCTGATGAAACTTTATTGAAAATGTTTGATAAAGATGTGTTTATTAAAGGAAATACAATAACATCTCCTGGGTTTTATGCTGCGCAGGGCAGGGCATTAAGAACACAGCTTGCCTTCGATGGGTTTATGGATAAGCTGGTTTACTTTCACAAGGATAATTTCTGGCTGACCAATTTTGAGATGGAGACATCAGGTTATTACGCCATGTCCAGACTTTTAGGCCACAAGGCAATTTCTACAAATGCGATCCTCGCAAATCGTATTAAAGGTGAGTTTGCGAAGGATGGTCAGAAGATTGTAGATAAACTCATTAAATGTGTAATTGAAGCAGTTGTAGAGGATAATTCAGAGGAATAA
- a CDS encoding LolA family protein: MKKLLTLVLCLTVFAVQAQKDPQAMRILNAMSNKYKNYDTYKANFTYSLINEVEDIRDDFSGSILVKGDNYKLDLGNQVIYNNGESVWTYLPEVNEVNISNANEGEMDMTPSSIYTVYKKDFKVIYYNSTTINGKKYHLIDLIPNDRRDKPYWVRLTIEDGTNDLKSYTITEDSGNKYVYDIKSFKPNTSAASSDFTFNKSKYPGVEIIDLR, translated from the coding sequence ATGAAGAAATTATTGACACTAGTACTTTGTTTAACTGTATTTGCGGTGCAGGCACAAAAAGATCCGCAAGCAATGCGCATACTTAATGCTATGAGCAATAAGTACAAGAATTACGATACTTATAAAGCTAATTTCACTTATTCTTTAATTAACGAGGTTGAAGATATCAGAGATGATTTTAGTGGAAGTATCCTTGTTAAAGGAGATAATTATAAACTGGATCTCGGAAATCAGGTTATTTATAACAATGGAGAATCTGTATGGACATATTTACCTGAGGTAAATGAGGTTAATATAAGCAATGCTAATGAAGGAGAAATGGATATGACGCCATCTTCAATTTACACTGTTTATAAGAAAGACTTTAAGGTTATATATTATAATTCTACAACTATCAACGGAAAAAAATATCACCTGATCGACCTTATTCCAAATGATAGAAGAGATAAGCCATACTGGGTGAGATTAACTATCGAAGATGGAACTAACGATCTGAAAAGTTATACTATTACTGAAGATAGTGGCAATAAATATGTGTATGACATTAAAAGCTTTAAGCCAAATACGTCTGCAGCATCTTCAGATTTTACGTTTAACAAATCGAAATACCCGGGAGTAGAGATAATCGACCTGAGATAA
- a CDS encoding DNA translocase FtsK yields MAANTYKSNNFKKKKSKGSKKKKKLNFKFSFLSDRRLHLIFGFFFLITSLFLLIAFISYLFTGKADQSIVESLGDASLITEGREAENWMKLFGAVVSYYFIFKWLGIGAFLIPPLMFNWGYSIVFKRTLLPVKSSTVFVIFTSFWLSTLLGYVVVKSQDESALGFLCGGIGYELANVFNNLIGWGTLLLLFFSLIAFIIYFFNVTSIGGLTTSVEKGIRDVEDHLQDEWSEMKNSVEEKGDSDEEDQSDRTDYEEEVLQAHQKTEEEELNSWEISNKEKKEKTRKAEDSDKLTLEVEDPLDTSSLEDDLLKDEEEDDGLSLEIEEGKKSEKTVDQLENYDPTLDLSSYEYPPLDLLKSHDSGQVKVTKEELEQNKDKIVETLVNFKIGISSIKATIGPTVTLYEIVPEAGVKISKIKNLEDDIALSLAALGIRIIAPIPGRGTIGIEVPNKNREMVSLKSLLSTEKFMKSGYELPIALGKTISNEVFITDLAKMPHLLMAGATGQGKSVGLNVILASLIYKKHPSQLKFVLVDPKKVELTLFNKIERHFLAKLPNSEDAIITETKKVVYTLNSLCEEMDTRYDLLKDAGCRNLKEYNNKFVNRRLNPENGHRFLPYIVVVIDELADLMMTAGKEVETPIARLAQLARAVGLHLVIATQRPSVNVITGTIKANFPARLSFRVTSKVDSRTILDTGGAEQLVGMGDMLLSSGSDMLRIQCAFIDTPEVEEVCEYVGSQRGYPSAYLLPEYEGEEESGVGEVDLSERDVLFDDAARLIVMHQQGSTSLIQRKLKLGYNRAGRLIDQLEAAGVVGGFEGSKAREVLIQDESSLEQLLNDLNNKK; encoded by the coding sequence ATGGCGGCTAACACCTATAAATCAAATAATTTCAAAAAGAAAAAATCAAAAGGTAGTAAGAAAAAGAAAAAGCTGAATTTCAAGTTTTCTTTTCTGTCTGACCGTAGACTTCACCTTATTTTCGGGTTTTTCTTTTTAATCACTTCTTTGTTTCTCCTTATTGCTTTTATATCCTATTTGTTTACAGGAAAAGCAGATCAAAGTATCGTGGAATCACTTGGTGATGCATCATTGATTACAGAAGGTAGAGAAGCAGAAAACTGGATGAAATTATTTGGAGCAGTAGTTTCTTATTATTTCATCTTCAAATGGTTGGGAATAGGAGCTTTCCTTATTCCTCCTTTAATGTTTAATTGGGGTTATTCCATAGTATTTAAAAGGACTCTTTTACCGGTTAAAAGTTCTACTGTATTTGTGATTTTTACTAGTTTCTGGCTGAGTACCTTGTTAGGTTATGTAGTTGTTAAATCACAGGATGAAAGTGCGCTCGGATTTTTATGTGGAGGTATCGGTTATGAACTGGCAAATGTTTTTAATAATCTGATAGGTTGGGGCACACTATTATTGCTATTCTTTAGCTTGATAGCATTTATTATATACTTTTTTAATGTGACTTCAATTGGAGGGCTAACCACAAGTGTAGAAAAAGGGATCAGAGATGTAGAAGATCACCTTCAGGATGAGTGGTCAGAAATGAAAAACTCCGTAGAAGAAAAAGGTGATTCTGACGAAGAAGATCAATCAGACAGGACTGATTATGAAGAAGAAGTGCTCCAGGCTCATCAAAAAACAGAAGAGGAAGAGTTAAACTCCTGGGAAATTTCTAATAAGGAAAAGAAAGAAAAAACCAGAAAAGCGGAGGATTCTGATAAACTAACACTTGAAGTTGAAGACCCTCTTGATACTTCTTCACTCGAGGATGACCTTTTAAAAGATGAGGAAGAAGATGATGGATTAAGTCTGGAAATAGAGGAAGGAAAGAAGTCAGAAAAAACTGTTGATCAGCTTGAAAATTATGATCCGACACTGGATCTTTCATCTTACGAATATCCACCACTTGACCTGCTAAAAAGCCATGATTCCGGTCAAGTTAAGGTTACTAAAGAAGAACTAGAGCAAAACAAGGATAAGATTGTTGAGACTTTAGTAAACTTCAAGATTGGAATTTCCAGTATAAAAGCGACTATCGGGCCAACCGTTACTCTTTATGAAATTGTCCCTGAAGCAGGTGTTAAAATATCCAAGATTAAAAATCTTGAAGATGATATTGCTCTTTCGCTTGCTGCATTGGGCATAAGAATAATTGCACCAATCCCGGGTAGAGGTACCATCGGTATTGAAGTCCCTAATAAAAACAGGGAAATGGTTTCATTGAAGTCCCTTCTTTCTACAGAGAAATTCATGAAATCAGGATATGAATTACCGATTGCACTCGGTAAAACCATATCAAATGAAGTATTTATCACTGATTTGGCCAAAATGCCACACCTATTAATGGCAGGTGCCACAGGTCAGGGTAAATCAGTCGGGTTGAACGTAATTCTGGCTTCATTAATATACAAGAAACACCCTTCTCAATTAAAATTTGTATTAGTTGACCCGAAAAAGGTAGAACTGACACTTTTTAATAAAATAGAGAGGCATTTTCTCGCAAAATTGCCAAACAGTGAGGATGCTATTATCACAGAAACCAAAAAGGTTGTTTACACTCTGAATTCTCTCTGTGAGGAGATGGACACCAGGTATGACCTCTTAAAGGATGCCGGGTGTAGAAACCTCAAAGAATACAATAATAAATTTGTTAATCGCAGGCTCAATCCTGAAAACGGGCATAGATTCCTTCCTTATATAGTAGTAGTAATAGATGAGTTAGCAGATTTAATGATGACTGCTGGCAAAGAAGTTGAAACTCCAATCGCCCGCCTTGCTCAGTTAGCAAGAGCTGTTGGTTTGCACCTTGTTATTGCAACACAAAGACCTTCAGTAAATGTGATTACTGGTACTATAAAAGCAAACTTCCCGGCCCGGTTAAGTTTTAGAGTAACTTCAAAGGTAGACTCAAGAACGATTCTGGATACCGGTGGTGCGGAGCAGTTAGTGGGGATGGGAGATATGCTGTTAAGTTCTGGTTCTGATATGCTTAGAATTCAGTGTGCATTTATCGATACGCCTGAGGTTGAAGAAGTCTGTGAATATGTCGGAAGTCAACGTGGTTATCCTTCGGCATACTTATTGCCTGAGTATGAAGGTGAAGAGGAATCAGGAGTTGGAGAAGTTGATTTATCCGAAAGAGATGTATTGTTTGATGATGCTGCAAGGTTAATAGTTATGCATCAGCAGGGAAGTACTTCTCTCATCCAGCGTAAATTGAAACTCGGATACAATAGAGCAGGTCGATTAATTGATCAGCTTGAAGCTGCCGGAGTAGTTGGAGGGTTTGAAGGAAGTAAGGCCAGAGAAGTTTTAATTCAGGATGAATCAAGTTTGGAACAATTATTGAACGACCTCAATAACAAAAAGTAA
- a CDS encoding quinone-dependent dihydroorotate dehydrogenase: protein MYKLLIRPLFFLFDPESIHHFAFSALKFFYKIPGVPFLLHSLYHKKDERLEREVFGIKFPNPVGLAAGFDKDARLVDELGNFGFGFIEIGTLTPVGQPGNEKPRLFRLPKDKAIINRMGFNNEGVSTAVERLKKKNSNVIVGGNIGKNKVTPNKEAVDDYIASFKALFPYVDYFVVNVSSPNTPNLRELQEKEPLLELLSEVQHVNYHMENAKPLLLKIAPDLSDHQLDDIVDIVKTVKLDGIIATNTTISRMNLKTADSKVDAIGAGGLSGRPLKDRSTEVITYLNNKLDNKVPIIAVGGIFNGQDAIEKLKAGASLVQVYTGFVYEGPSIIKKINKQIIRENL, encoded by the coding sequence ATATACAAATTATTAATTCGCCCCTTATTTTTTTTATTCGATCCTGAATCTATACATCACTTTGCTTTTTCGGCACTGAAATTTTTCTATAAAATTCCTGGTGTTCCCTTTCTATTACATTCCTTATATCATAAAAAAGATGAACGGCTGGAAAGAGAGGTTTTTGGTATAAAATTCCCGAATCCTGTCGGTCTGGCAGCTGGCTTTGATAAAGATGCCAGACTTGTCGATGAACTTGGTAATTTTGGATTTGGTTTTATAGAAATAGGGACTCTTACACCAGTAGGACAGCCTGGTAATGAAAAGCCTCGCTTATTTAGATTACCTAAGGATAAAGCAATTATTAACAGAATGGGCTTTAATAATGAGGGGGTATCTACAGCTGTAGAAAGACTTAAGAAGAAAAACTCAAATGTAATCGTTGGTGGGAATATTGGCAAAAATAAAGTAACCCCTAATAAAGAAGCCGTAGATGATTATATCGCTTCGTTTAAAGCATTATTCCCGTATGTAGACTATTTTGTAGTAAATGTAAGTTCACCAAATACGCCAAATTTAAGAGAATTACAGGAAAAAGAGCCTTTGTTAGAATTACTATCCGAAGTTCAACATGTGAATTACCACATGGAAAATGCCAAGCCTCTATTATTAAAGATAGCTCCTGACTTAAGCGATCATCAACTAGATGATATTGTCGATATTGTGAAAACTGTAAAATTGGATGGGATTATTGCTACAAATACCACCATATCCAGGATGAATTTAAAGACTGCAGATTCTAAAGTAGATGCTATTGGGGCTGGAGGGTTGAGTGGCAGGCCTTTAAAGGACAGGTCGACGGAGGTAATAACATATTTGAATAATAAACTTGATAATAAAGTCCCAATAATTGCAGTTGGTGGAATATTTAATGGTCAGGATGCAATTGAAAAATTAAAAGCAGGAGCATCATTAGTGCAGGTGTATACTGGTTTCGTATACGAAGGACCTTCAATAATTAAAAAGATAAACAAGCAGATTATCCGCGAAAATCTTTAA
- the pyrF gene encoding orotidine-5'-phosphate decarboxylase, which translates to MDRKKLITEIRRKKSFLCVGLDTDIRKIPEHLLKTEDPIFEFNKQIIDATKDYCVAYKPNIAFYEAHGPKGWVSLKKTIDYIPKDHFTIADAKRGDIGNTSGLYARAFFEEMDFDSITVAPYMGKDSVTPFLEFEGRWVILLGLTSNPGADDFQQLELKSGEKVYHKVIERSSAWGNEDNMMYVVGATRAEALTDIRKIIPDNFLLIPGVGAQGGSLKDVIKYGMNDDVGLLVNSTRGVIYADSSESFAEAAKAEAKKIQNEMAAFL; encoded by the coding sequence ATGGACAGAAAGAAATTAATAACAGAAATAAGAAGAAAAAAATCTTTTCTTTGCGTTGGTCTTGACACTGATATAAGAAAAATCCCTGAACATCTGCTTAAAACAGAGGACCCCATTTTTGAATTCAATAAGCAAATTATTGATGCTACCAAAGATTATTGTGTTGCGTATAAGCCCAACATTGCTTTTTATGAAGCTCATGGTCCTAAAGGATGGGTGAGCTTAAAAAAAACTATCGATTACATTCCCAAAGATCATTTTACAATAGCTGATGCGAAGAGAGGGGATATAGGCAATACTTCAGGATTGTACGCTCGTGCATTTTTCGAAGAAATGGATTTTGATAGTATAACAGTTGCCCCTTATATGGGAAAAGATTCTGTAACTCCTTTCCTGGAGTTTGAAGGCCGCTGGGTTATTCTTTTGGGACTCACAAGTAACCCTGGAGCTGATGACTTCCAGCAACTTGAATTAAAATCAGGTGAAAAGGTCTATCATAAGGTAATCGAAAGGTCTTCTGCCTGGGGCAATGAAGATAATATGATGTATGTGGTAGGAGCGACCCGTGCAGAAGCCCTGACTGATATACGCAAAATTATTCCAGATAACTTTCTTTTGATACCGGGAGTAGGAGCACAGGGTGGAAGTTTGAAAGATGTTATTAAATATGGAATGAATGATGACGTCGGGTTATTGGTTAATTCTACCAGGGGTGTCATTTATGCCGATTCCTCCGAATCATTTGCAGAGGCTGCAAAAGCTGAAGCAAAAAAAATACAAAATGAAATGGCAGCTTTTTTATAA
- the xerD gene encoding site-specific tyrosine recombinase XerD: MNWGQLIKSFCTYLKLERGVAENTIQAYHRDVRNLSVFSQDRSLKVGDIKLKDLEEFTNELASLGYSPYSQARMISGIKSFFNFLIVEKILEIDPSQLLEVPRIPRKLPDVLEVHEIDEILNSIPLNTFDGARSRALIELLYGSGLRVSEAVGLKLSDIFMEPGFLRIIGKGNKERLVPLGSSAKKHIKIYIEEWRNELIDKNKVKIEAADALFLNQRGGKLSRISAFTKVRELAKNVGIKKVVSPHTFRHSFATHLIEGGADLRAVQEMLGHRSITTTEIYTHIDRDYLQQVINDFLPGRDK; this comes from the coding sequence ATGAATTGGGGTCAGCTAATTAAATCGTTTTGTACATACCTTAAACTTGAAAGGGGAGTAGCAGAAAATACTATTCAGGCTTATCATAGGGATGTTCGCAATTTATCTGTTTTTTCCCAGGATAGATCCTTAAAAGTTGGTGATATTAAACTAAAGGATCTGGAGGAGTTTACTAATGAACTGGCAAGCCTGGGTTATTCTCCTTATTCTCAAGCCAGAATGATATCCGGAATAAAATCCTTTTTTAATTTCCTGATAGTTGAAAAAATACTGGAAATTGATCCCTCTCAGTTATTAGAAGTACCACGAATTCCCAGAAAGCTTCCCGATGTCCTGGAAGTCCATGAGATAGATGAAATTCTCAACTCTATTCCATTAAATACTTTTGATGGAGCAAGATCAAGAGCTTTGATAGAACTACTATATGGGAGTGGCTTGAGGGTAAGTGAAGCAGTGGGCTTAAAACTGAGTGATATTTTTATGGAACCTGGGTTTCTGCGAATTATTGGTAAAGGAAATAAGGAAAGATTAGTTCCTCTTGGGTCTTCAGCTAAAAAACATATTAAGATTTATATTGAAGAATGGAGGAACGAATTAATAGATAAAAATAAAGTTAAAATAGAAGCAGCAGATGCTTTATTTCTTAATCAAAGGGGAGGGAAACTATCCAGAATATCAGCTTTTACTAAGGTAAGAGAACTGGCGAAGAATGTAGGAATTAAAAAAGTTGTTAGTCCTCATACCTTCAGACATTCTTTTGCAACTCATTTGATTGAAGGAGGTGCCGATCTTCGGGCTGTACAGGAAATGCTCGGACACAGATCTATTACAACCACTGAAATCTACACACATATTGACAGGGACTATCTGCAACAAGTTATCAATGATTTTTTACCCGGCCGCGATAAGTAG
- the aroQ gene encoding type II 3-dehydroquinate dehydratase, translated as MNIIIINGPNLNLLGKREPEIYGNEGFESYYKKLQEKYPDEKLEYYQSNIEGEIINKIHQVGFDADTAIILNAGGYTHTSVAISDAIAGVNVPVMEVHISNIYKRESFRHKSIISKECIGMISGLGLEGYSLAIQYFVNQKLINQQ; from the coding sequence ATGAATATTATAATTATTAACGGCCCAAACCTTAATTTATTAGGAAAAAGAGAGCCAGAAATATATGGTAATGAAGGGTTTGAATCATATTATAAAAAATTACAGGAAAAATATCCGGACGAAAAACTTGAATATTATCAATCGAATATTGAGGGAGAAATAATAAATAAGATCCACCAAGTTGGATTCGATGCCGATACTGCTATCATTCTAAATGCCGGAGGATATACTCATACCAGTGTTGCCATATCTGATGCCATAGCCGGTGTAAATGTTCCGGTGATGGAAGTTCACATTAGTAATATTTATAAAAGAGAAAGCTTCAGACACAAAAGCATTATCAGTAAAGAATGTATAGGAATGATCTCAGGTCTTGGACTCGAAGGTTATTCGCTGGCGATACAATATTTTGTAAATCAAAAACTTATAAATCAACAGTAA
- a CDS encoding acetyltransferase: protein MEKPVIIFGAGALGKAALEILNKNNIEVYCFLDDHEELHGTEINDVSVLGSTDDDGFLKFIGKKCEAFIAEEETTLRKRHVKLLNDRRKVMPVNLIHPDTSISDHAEMGHGNFLNAKVILGSSAKLGNHCILNTNAVIDHEVKIGDYVQLGAGAIVGTGAEIEDEVFIGTGAVLVPGVKIAKGARIGAGSIVIGNVESGETVFGNPAKPV, encoded by the coding sequence ATGGAAAAACCGGTAATAATTTTTGGAGCAGGAGCGCTGGGTAAAGCAGCATTAGAAATTCTGAACAAGAATAATATAGAAGTTTATTGCTTTTTAGATGATCATGAAGAGCTGCACGGTACTGAAATTAATGATGTTAGTGTTCTGGGCTCAACAGATGATGATGGTTTTCTTAAATTCATTGGCAAGAAGTGCGAAGCATTTATTGCAGAAGAGGAAACAACCTTAAGAAAAAGGCATGTTAAGCTACTCAATGACCGAAGAAAGGTAATGCCTGTTAATTTAATCCACCCGGATACTTCTATCTCTGATCATGCTGAAATGGGACATGGAAATTTCCTCAATGCAAAGGTTATTTTAGGCTCATCAGCCAAATTAGGTAATCACTGTATCCTAAATACAAATGCAGTAATTGATCATGAAGTGAAAATAGGAGATTATGTTCAGTTGGGTGCCGGAGCAATTGTAGGGACAGGAGCAGAGATTGAAGATGAGGTGTTTATAGGTACTGGAGCAGTACTTGTGCCGGGTGTCAAAATAGCAAAGGGTGCAAGAATCGGAGCGGGCTCTATTGTGATAGGAAATGTCGAGTCAGGAGAGACAGTATTTGGAAATCCTGCAAAACCAGTATAA